In Numidum massiliense, a single genomic region encodes these proteins:
- a CDS encoding sulfatase family protein — translation MNIVLIALDTLRADHMSCYGYGQQTTPHIDALAAKGVLFENMIAENNVTQSSFVTMTTGKNPIAHGVVNMKPQKISHRLIALSQILNRHGYTTGAVDNNHRLTTKVNRWFARGYDTYVDPGKQRNIHFLATAEDVNKLAIPWLKRHQNEKFFLFLHYWDPHFPYNPPQAWQKLFTKDVPLRIDGPELKTVMREPLYSWFDKWSNSTNNPEYIRALYDAEINYLDDNIGRLLGVMDELHLLENTLIAIVADHGESLGEHHIYFDHHGLYEATVHVPFILALPGKLPPNKRVKGLAQHADILPTILDIAGIKLGKYALRLDGKSLLPLVRGERKELRPFTLSCEANWQLKRAIRTQEWKLIKSLAKDVYGNPKYELYDLARDPGETHNLARKQPQLVKRLNRQLEAEVMRLRRKHKTGDPLARGQKTQLHPLTVAEEERVKQRLSDMGY, via the coding sequence ATGAATATTGTCTTGATTGCCCTAGACACGTTGCGCGCTGACCATATGAGCTGTTACGGTTACGGTCAACAGACGACACCACACATCGACGCGCTAGCGGCAAAAGGTGTGCTATTCGAAAATATGATCGCGGAAAACAACGTCACGCAAAGCTCGTTCGTCACGATGACAACTGGGAAAAACCCAATTGCGCACGGTGTCGTCAACATGAAGCCGCAAAAAATTAGTCATCGCCTCATCGCGCTTAGTCAAATTCTCAACCGCCACGGCTATACGACGGGCGCTGTCGATAACAACCACCGCTTAACGACGAAGGTCAACCGTTGGTTTGCCCGCGGGTACGATACGTATGTCGACCCCGGCAAACAGCGCAACATTCATTTTTTGGCGACAGCCGAGGACGTGAACAAACTAGCAATCCCGTGGTTAAAACGGCATCAAAACGAGAAGTTTTTCTTATTCCTCCACTATTGGGATCCTCATTTTCCGTATAACCCGCCGCAAGCTTGGCAAAAACTGTTCACCAAAGATGTGCCGCTGCGCATAGACGGCCCGGAGCTGAAAACAGTCATGCGCGAACCGCTCTACAGTTGGTTTGACAAATGGTCGAACAGCACAAACAACCCCGAGTACATTCGCGCCTTATACGATGCGGAAATTAACTACCTCGACGACAACATCGGACGGTTGCTCGGCGTGATGGATGAATTACACTTACTTGAAAATACACTGATCGCGATCGTCGCCGATCACGGCGAAAGCCTGGGGGAACACCACATTTATTTTGACCACCACGGGTTGTACGAGGCGACGGTGCACGTCCCGTTTATTCTCGCCCTTCCGGGCAAGCTTCCGCCCAATAAACGCGTGAAAGGTCTCGCACAACACGCCGACATTTTGCCCACAATTTTAGACATCGCTGGAATCAAATTGGGGAAATACGCCTTGCGCCTTGACGGAAAATCGCTCTTGCCACTCGTCCGCGGCGAGCGCAAGGAGTTGCGTCCGTTTACCCTCTCGTGTGAAGCCAACTGGCAGCTGAAGCGCGCGATCCGTACGCAGGAGTGGAAGTTAATCAAGTCGCTAGCTAAAGACGTGTACGGCAATCCGAAGTACGAGCTGTACGACTTAGCACGCGACCCAGGAGAAACACACAATCTCGCTAGGAAACAGCCGCAACTCGTCAAGCGCTTGAATCGGCAGCTGGAAGCGGAGGTCATGCGGTTACGGCGAAAACATAAGACCGGCGATCCGCTCGCCAGGGGGCAAAAAACACAGTTGCATCCGCTAACTGTCGCTGAAGAGGAGCGAGTGAAACAGCGGCTCAGTGACATGGGGTATTAA
- a CDS encoding CgeB family protein, whose product MRLFYISSGCGFSFSPTLTAEDDSIIRAFRQLEKERAGFKLQTFLLKREPLNQLLPRIRAFRPDVVLVLKGFRFSYTLVQAIRQSGYRIGVWLVDDPYRLQTHQKITAPYHFVLTQEASCVPVYRQSGKVSLHMPLAVDPQKYYAKKIVPKKYTSDICFVGSGFPARIALFDKLAPFLREKKTIIIGQWWKRLRTYRALKQCILNRPVPPSEVTNYYNGAKIVLNIHRTANDRGENVRHVPAVTPNHRAFEIAACGAFQLASHRKETFRYFKRGELVTFNDWRDLQQKIDYYLQHSEKRTAVASRGWIRARTDHTYKKRLTDLIEHLNAYVLAETGRGERE is encoded by the coding sequence ATGCGCCTTTTTTATATCTCTTCTGGCTGCGGGTTTTCCTTCAGTCCGACTTTGACAGCCGAAGACGATAGCATTATTCGCGCGTTTCGCCAATTAGAAAAGGAGCGCGCAGGGTTTAAACTACAGACGTTTTTGCTGAAACGAGAACCTCTAAACCAATTGTTGCCACGCATTCGCGCGTTCCGCCCCGACGTCGTGCTAGTGTTAAAAGGCTTCCGCTTTTCCTACACACTCGTGCAAGCCATCCGCCAAAGCGGTTACCGGATCGGTGTTTGGTTAGTCGATGACCCGTACCGCCTACAAACGCATCAAAAAATTACTGCACCATATCATTTTGTCCTGACGCAAGAAGCGAGTTGTGTACCCGTTTACCGGCAGAGCGGAAAGGTGAGCCTACACATGCCGCTTGCCGTCGACCCGCAGAAGTACTATGCGAAAAAGATCGTACCGAAAAAATACACGTCAGATATTTGCTTTGTCGGCAGTGGCTTCCCCGCGCGGATCGCCTTGTTCGATAAGTTAGCCCCTTTTTTGCGAGAAAAAAAGACGATCATTATCGGGCAATGGTGGAAGAGGTTGCGGACGTACCGTGCACTTAAGCAGTGCATCCTCAATCGTCCCGTACCGCCTTCAGAAGTGACGAACTATTACAACGGGGCGAAAATTGTGCTCAATATTCATCGGACCGCAAACGACCGGGGGGAGAACGTTCGCCACGTTCCAGCTGTGACGCCGAACCACCGCGCGTTCGAAATTGCCGCTTGCGGCGCTTTTCAACTCGCCTCGCACCGCAAAGAAACGTTTCGCTATTTTAAACGAGGGGAGCTCGTCACCTTTAACGATTGGCGCGACTTACAGCAAAAAATCGACTATTACTTGCAGCATTCCGAGAAGCGCACAGCCGTCGCCAGTCGCGGCTGGATCCGCGCGCGCACTGATCATACGTACAAAAAGCGGCTCACCGATTTAATTGAACATCTGAACGCCTACGTACTCGCCGAAACAGGGAGAGGGGAGCGAGAGTAA
- a CDS encoding PHP domain-containing protein: MNIIGGLTLGTFDLHLHSTASDGVYAPSEVVQLAKKARVQTIALTDHDTLAGVDEARRAGRALGVDVVPGVEISTTYNGRNVDILGYNMTRDRELHEALGEFRRFRETRAQQIIEKLAALNMPLTSSEVKAFSGDGVVARPHIAQALVKKGYVTSVQQAFDTYLGDGKPAAVAKKEMTTAEGIRLIREAGGQAVLAHPVYIGDEQLLHRLLRLGFDGIEVWHRNHTPQHTRAFLRLAEMYALFVTGGSDFHHDEHQIGKLY; this comes from the coding sequence ATGAACATTATCGGCGGTTTGACACTTGGCACGTTCGATCTCCACTTGCACAGTACGGCTTCCGACGGCGTATACGCGCCGTCAGAGGTCGTACAATTAGCTAAAAAGGCGCGTGTACAGACGATCGCGCTCACAGACCACGATACGTTAGCTGGCGTTGACGAAGCGCGACGCGCCGGACGCGCACTCGGCGTCGACGTTGTCCCCGGAGTAGAAATTAGTACGACGTATAACGGGAGGAACGTCGACATCTTAGGTTACAACATGACGCGCGATCGCGAGTTGCACGAGGCGCTCGGCGAATTTCGCCGCTTTCGCGAAACGCGCGCACAGCAAATCATCGAAAAACTCGCGGCTCTTAACATGCCGCTCACCTCGTCTGAAGTAAAGGCGTTTAGTGGGGACGGCGTCGTCGCCCGCCCCCACATTGCGCAAGCACTCGTAAAAAAAGGATACGTTACCAGTGTACAGCAAGCGTTTGATACGTATTTAGGCGATGGAAAACCGGCGGCTGTCGCTAAGAAAGAAATGACGACAGCGGAAGGGATTCGCCTGATTCGCGAAGCGGGCGGCCAGGCCGTGTTAGCCCATCCCGTCTATATTGGCGATGAACAGTTGTTACACCGCCTGCTGCGCCTCGGCTTCGACGGCATTGAAGTGTGGCACCGCAACCACACCCCCCAACATACGCGCGCGTTCCTCCGTTTAGCAGAAATGTACGCGCTTTTCGTCACCGGCGGGTCTGACTTTCACCACGACGAACACCAGATCGGCAAGCTTTATTGA
- a CDS encoding sulfotransferase domain-containing protein, with translation MNQTIPDFLIIGVQKGGTTSLYRYLSQHPRIVPAPKKEMHFFDYQFKKGMDWYRKQFKVPSNKNKRRVLAGEATPYYMAYPHTAARIKETAPHVKLIVLLRNPVDRAYSHYYHEVKRKHEPLSFREAITREKERLRGERKRMVNDHDYQSVNYRRYSYLQRGKYITLLKPWLELFPREQFLFIKSETFFCRPQETLAKVTSFLGLPKCRFRTDKVHQKGNYEAPLPPNIKKQLQRYFKPYNEKLYETLGIDFGWDSYDEHADRVNKR, from the coding sequence ATGAATCAGACGATCCCCGATTTTCTCATCATCGGTGTACAAAAAGGAGGAACGACCTCCCTTTACCGTTATTTATCGCAACATCCGCGCATCGTACCTGCCCCCAAAAAAGAAATGCACTTTTTTGACTACCAGTTTAAAAAAGGGATGGATTGGTATCGAAAGCAGTTTAAAGTGCCGTCTAATAAAAACAAGCGACGAGTCTTGGCTGGCGAAGCGACTCCGTATTACATGGCGTATCCGCATACAGCTGCCAGAATAAAGGAAACCGCGCCGCACGTCAAATTGATCGTATTGCTACGAAACCCTGTCGACAGAGCGTATTCCCACTATTATCATGAAGTTAAGCGAAAACATGAGCCGCTCTCTTTTCGCGAAGCGATTACGCGTGAAAAGGAGCGCTTGCGCGGCGAAAGAAAAAGGATGGTTAACGATCACGACTACCAAAGCGTCAATTACCGGCGTTACTCTTATTTGCAGCGCGGGAAATACATCACGTTACTAAAGCCGTGGCTTGAGTTGTTTCCGCGCGAGCAATTTTTGTTTATTAAAAGTGAAACTTTCTTTTGTCGGCCGCAGGAAACGCTAGCAAAAGTGACATCCTTTCTTGGTTTGCCGAAATGCCGCTTTCGCACGGACAAAGTGCACCAAAAAGGAAACTACGAAGCGCCCCTCCCTCCGAACATAAAAAAGCAGCTACAGCGTTATTTTAAACCGTACAACGAGAAACTGTACGAAACACTAGGCATCGATTTCGGTTGGGATTCGTACGATGAACACGCGGATAGGGTGAATAAAAGATGA
- a CDS encoding sulfotransferase family protein, with protein MAQKTRAICILGMHRSGTSMITRAINLLGVYLGQPRDLLSPAQSNPEGFWEHKGVVEINKKILKRLSTSWDTTQPLPKRWWDNRDIRPLRIQLAHLVRRKLAIKPLWGWKDPRTCLLLPLWKAVLADQNVDLSYIIIVRNPLDVAASLWKRNKFPIKKSLDIWTLYTLSSLVRTEGTPRVVVHYDRFLENWETELRNVTDALHIRWPHREEHLRRTMNNFLQPCLRHSKTSIDRLEKGKNVPNLVVKTYRLCLEVEQSAATLDSKDFSHDVSKLYSRIKK; from the coding sequence ATGGCACAAAAAACTAGGGCTATTTGTATATTAGGTATGCATCGCAGCGGGACATCGATGATTACTCGTGCTATCAATTTGCTCGGAGTCTATTTAGGTCAGCCTCGCGACCTTTTGTCTCCGGCCCAAAGCAATCCCGAAGGATTTTGGGAGCATAAAGGTGTTGTAGAAATAAATAAGAAAATATTAAAGAGGCTGTCGACGTCATGGGATACGACGCAACCTCTTCCGAAAAGATGGTGGGATAATCGAGACATCCGTCCACTGCGTATACAACTCGCTCACCTCGTACGGCGCAAACTTGCGATAAAACCTCTTTGGGGGTGGAAAGATCCGCGTACTTGTCTGTTGTTACCGCTGTGGAAAGCTGTCTTAGCCGATCAAAACGTCGATCTAAGTTACATCATCATTGTGCGCAATCCACTTGACGTCGCAGCATCCCTTTGGAAAAGGAATAAATTCCCTATAAAAAAGTCACTCGACATTTGGACCTTATATACGCTATCTTCGCTCGTTAGAACGGAGGGAACACCTCGCGTCGTCGTACACTACGACCGCTTCTTGGAAAATTGGGAGACGGAATTGCGCAACGTCACGGACGCCTTGCACATTCGCTGGCCACACCGAGAAGAGCACCTGCGGCGAACGATGAACAACTTTTTACAGCCGTGTTTGCGCCACAGCAAAACGTCGATCGATCGACTAGAAAAAGGTAAAAACGTACCTAATCTCGTCGTCAAGACGTATCGTCTGTGCCTGGAGGTCGAACAGTCGGCCGCTACTCTCGATTCGAAAGATTTTTCTCACGATGTCAGCAAACTGTACAGTCGCATTAAAAAATAA
- a CDS encoding CgeB family protein — protein MRLLFITSGRTSLSHLDPNMIDAFRQLSQEMGRFQCDVFHYKAESLKWLTEKVRCKRPDVILVSRGYWLPSSIVSHLRTFGIPLGLWVVDDPYNIRIHERLAQPYHFVVTQEASCLSHYRQKNKRCLYLPLAVNPKKYAPARVSAKYRSDVCFVGSGLPERIRVIDRLAPFLLQKKFILIGRWWERLTRYEQLKRHIVNHPIAPREAAYYYNGAKIVLNIHRTDNDVGDNPTRIPSFTPNNRTFDIAACQAFQLVSHRRHLNRFYELEKEIVSFKNLPELKRKIDYYLAHDDARETIAARAYGRTIAEHTYVERLRPFVRALERIFVTNSNGSTKADR, from the coding sequence GTGCGGCTGTTATTTATCACTTCCGGGAGAACGTCGCTCTCCCATCTCGATCCAAACATGATTGACGCGTTTCGTCAACTGAGCCAAGAAATGGGTCGGTTTCAATGCGACGTCTTTCATTACAAGGCAGAGTCGCTTAAGTGGCTTACGGAAAAAGTGCGGTGCAAGCGACCAGACGTTATTCTCGTATCGCGGGGCTACTGGCTGCCGTCGTCCATCGTTTCCCACTTGCGGACGTTCGGGATTCCGCTAGGGCTGTGGGTCGTCGATGACCCGTACAACATCCGCATCCACGAACGCCTCGCTCAGCCATATCACTTCGTCGTTACCCAAGAGGCGAGTTGCCTATCGCATTACCGCCAAAAGAACAAACGCTGCTTATATCTTCCGCTAGCTGTCAACCCGAAAAAGTACGCTCCCGCGCGCGTGTCGGCAAAATATCGTTCAGACGTTTGTTTTGTCGGCAGCGGCTTGCCGGAGCGCATCCGCGTGATCGATCGCCTTGCACCGTTTTTGCTACAAAAAAAGTTCATCCTCATCGGCCGGTGGTGGGAGCGGCTCACTCGTTACGAGCAACTGAAACGACATATCGTCAACCATCCGATCGCGCCGCGAGAAGCCGCCTACTACTATAACGGGGCGAAAATTGTCCTCAACATTCACCGTACGGACAACGACGTCGGCGACAATCCGACGCGCATTCCTTCCTTTACGCCGAACAACCGTACGTTTGACATTGCCGCGTGCCAGGCGTTTCAACTCGTTTCTCACCGCCGCCATCTCAATCGCTTTTACGAGCTAGAAAAAGAAATTGTCTCTTTTAAAAACTTGCCTGAGTTAAAGCGGAAAATCGACTATTATTTGGCACACGACGACGCGCGCGAAACAATTGCCGCCAGAGCTTACGGGCGCACCATCGCGGAGCATACGTACGTCGAGCGGCTGCGTCCGTTCGTGCGAGCACTTGAACGCATCTTTGTAACAAACAGTAACGGCTCAACGAAAGCTGATCGGTGA
- a CDS encoding CgeB family protein, producing MRLLYIAAGSKTLSEVDPNMISAFQQLQKERPSFAFKAVSSRREPLQRLQATIDSFRPDVVIAFKGASSPVIVERLKSKGIPVGLFVVDDPHNLKKHKQKARSFDFVMTQEASCVPFYRRHKKPALHLPLAVNPEKYYPRAVAKKYESDICFVGSALPVRLALFDKLAPFLQKKKFVIVGRWWEQLKKYAQLQRHIRNETIPPDEVAKYYNGAKIVLNIHRDNNDAVPKTHRNGNSYNLPTYTPNNRTFDIAACRAFQLTSARRDIKNFYAPNEEIVCFDGIADLKQKINYYLAHEQERKRVAALAYERTMREHTYVNRLREFVKQLEVTVVKKRN from the coding sequence ATGCGATTACTATATATAGCCGCCGGATCTAAGACGCTGTCTGAAGTAGACCCGAACATGATTAGCGCGTTCCAGCAGCTCCAAAAAGAGCGCCCATCGTTTGCTTTCAAAGCTGTTTCTTCTCGCCGCGAGCCGCTGCAGCGCTTGCAGGCGACGATCGACTCTTTTCGTCCCGATGTCGTCATTGCCTTTAAAGGGGCCTCTTCTCCTGTGATTGTCGAACGGTTGAAGTCGAAAGGAATCCCCGTCGGCCTGTTTGTCGTCGACGACCCGCACAATTTGAAAAAACACAAGCAAAAAGCGCGGTCCTTTGACTTCGTCATGACGCAAGAAGCGAGTTGCGTCCCGTTTTATCGCCGGCACAAAAAACCGGCCCTACACTTGCCGCTCGCCGTGAACCCGGAAAAATACTACCCGCGCGCAGTAGCGAAAAAATACGAGTCAGACATTTGCTTTGTCGGCAGCGCCCTACCCGTTAGGCTCGCGCTGTTCGACAAATTAGCACCCTTTTTGCAAAAGAAAAAGTTTGTCATCGTCGGGCGCTGGTGGGAGCAGCTAAAAAAATATGCCCAGTTGCAGCGGCACATTCGCAACGAGACGATCCCGCCAGACGAAGTTGCCAAATACTACAACGGCGCCAAAATTGTCCTCAACATACACCGCGACAACAACGACGCAGTGCCGAAGACACACCGTAACGGCAACAGCTACAATTTACCGACGTACACGCCGAACAACCGCACGTTTGACATCGCTGCGTGCCGGGCATTTCAACTGACGAGTGCGCGTCGGGATATAAAAAACTTTTATGCACCTAATGAGGAAATCGTCTGCTTCGATGGAATCGCCGACTTAAAGCAAAAAATAAACTATTATCTCGCCCACGAACAGGAAAGGAAGCGCGTGGCAGCCCTCGCTTACGAACGGACGATGCGCGAACACACGTATGTCAACCGACTGCGCGAGTTTGTCAAACAGTTGGAGGTGACGGTCGTTAAGAAGAGAAACTGA
- a CDS encoding CgeB family protein, whose protein sequence is MRLFYVSSGKTTLSHLSPNIIGAFKQLARKERQFHFDSLMLKDGKQSLARKLVQFRPNVILVFGHDTHSPQLIHQLRAAKVPIGLWVVNDPYNLTNYEQKVRFYDFVVTQEASCVSFYEQRNKPCIHLALATNPANYYPAEVPRKYVSDICFIGNAWPGRIKFFNRLAPFLLQRHFVIVGKWWEGLAQFKKMHAHIVSRTIPPQEVLKYYNGAKIVLNIHRDANDIDKNPYNIPAHTPNNRTFDIAACRAFQLSTAREDFAQFYEIGREMVCYHHVKDLQQKIGYYLQHGNERRRIAQRAYRRTLSDHTYVARLQQLLRSLEVKVLPLSR, encoded by the coding sequence GTGCGCCTCTTTTACGTGTCTTCCGGCAAAACGACGTTATCTCACCTTAGTCCGAATATTATCGGCGCGTTTAAACAGCTCGCACGCAAAGAACGACAGTTTCATTTTGACAGTTTGATGCTCAAAGACGGCAAACAGTCTTTGGCGCGCAAACTCGTGCAATTTCGCCCGAACGTCATTCTCGTCTTTGGCCACGATACGCACTCGCCGCAGCTCATCCATCAATTGCGAGCCGCCAAGGTGCCGATCGGTCTATGGGTCGTAAACGACCCGTACAATTTAACGAATTACGAACAAAAAGTACGCTTTTACGATTTTGTCGTTACGCAAGAGGCGAGTTGCGTGTCGTTTTATGAGCAGCGGAACAAACCGTGTATTCACCTCGCGTTAGCGACTAATCCAGCGAACTACTACCCAGCAGAAGTGCCGAGAAAATACGTATCCGACATTTGCTTTATCGGGAACGCTTGGCCAGGGCGCATAAAATTTTTTAACCGGCTGGCACCTTTTCTGTTGCAGAGGCACTTTGTCATTGTCGGTAAGTGGTGGGAAGGACTCGCCCAGTTCAAAAAAATGCACGCACACATTGTCAGTCGGACGATTCCGCCGCAAGAAGTATTAAAATATTATAACGGGGCAAAGATCGTGCTCAATATTCACCGAGACGCTAACGATATCGATAAAAATCCGTACAATATCCCTGCACACACACCGAACAACCGCACGTTCGATATCGCCGCTTGCCGCGCCTTTCAATTGTCGACCGCGCGGGAAGATTTCGCCCAATTTTACGAAATCGGTCGAGAAATGGTCTGCTATCATCACGTCAAAGATTTACAACAGAAAATTGGTTACTATTTACAGCACGGCAACGAACGAAGGCGCATCGCACAGCGGGCGTACAGGCGAACCTTAAGTGACCACACGTATGTCGCCCGGTTACAGCAACTGTTACGATCGTTAGAAGTAAAAGTGCTGCCGCTGAGCCGATAA
- a CDS encoding coiled-coil domain-containing protein: MRNNRLTRDKYKKLLQQKDFLDEQLSIWKDKCKQLTTDHNHVQEQLRLCENKYREDVAAKDELINSMQEQLQVKEAACEQLAEEKAHALEQLEVERQQGATLQLEKERLAEQLASSEAKCTQLLAEKKEANVKIREFKQEVQRTRAEERQEYEQQRRDVAQLAEEKAALEAEIERHAEQLQTAEQQYGEALERARAETSAVRVQLEEALANLERVATERGQLAEQIEALRAQLDHLNERLAERDAQNRTQSAAKEQLAEQLKAKETAYRHLTEQLRQQETLSEQLRAELRQTHKRANEHKRKKQQSAIS; the protein is encoded by the coding sequence GTGAGAAACAATCGCTTGACGCGAGATAAATACAAAAAGCTTCTTCAACAAAAAGACTTCCTAGACGAACAGCTATCCATATGGAAAGATAAATGCAAACAATTGACGACCGATCACAATCACGTTCAGGAGCAATTGCGACTTTGTGAGAACAAGTACCGCGAAGACGTCGCCGCAAAAGACGAACTCATAAACAGCATGCAAGAGCAACTACAAGTAAAAGAAGCAGCGTGCGAGCAACTGGCGGAAGAGAAAGCGCACGCTCTGGAACAACTGGAAGTCGAGAGACAACAAGGCGCGACTCTTCAGCTCGAAAAAGAACGACTCGCTGAACAACTCGCGAGTAGTGAGGCGAAGTGCACACAATTATTAGCGGAAAAGAAGGAAGCAAACGTAAAAATACGGGAATTTAAACAAGAGGTTCAGCGGACGCGTGCAGAGGAGCGGCAGGAGTACGAGCAGCAGCGACGCGACGTTGCACAACTCGCGGAAGAGAAGGCGGCACTTGAAGCAGAAATAGAACGTCACGCCGAACAGTTACAGACCGCTGAACAGCAATACGGAGAAGCGTTAGAGCGAGCGCGAGCGGAAACGAGCGCGGTGCGCGTCCAGTTAGAAGAAGCGTTAGCGAATCTTGAACGAGTAGCGACGGAAAGAGGACAGCTAGCGGAACAAATAGAGGCGTTAAGGGCGCAATTAGATCACTTGAACGAACGACTCGCAGAGCGCGACGCGCAAAACCGCACACAGTCCGCAGCGAAAGAACAACTGGCGGAGCAACTAAAAGCTAAGGAAACAGCCTACAGGCATTTAACGGAACAACTTCGTCAACAAGAAACATTGAGCGAACAACTAAGGGCAGAGCTCCGTCAAACGCACAAGCGCGCGAACGAGCACAAGCGGAAAAAACAGCAATCGGCGATCAGTTAA
- a CDS encoding coiled-coil domain-containing protein, producing the protein MATVAQEKERLASLLASNEAEYRERLTEKEQTVAQLQREKEQIIGEQQRDREQLTEEKAAWQAENERIGEQLQAAKEIYERTLEQAQTELKAVSEQMEEARVKHDQLAVEKDQLIEQLKQLTDQLTQKEEQFRAEHTAKEQLAEQLVEKETEYAQLLAEKEQALAQRQLYIEQLTEEQVAWQEEKQRIDEQLQICEHKFEFTLEQAQAENQEVYAQLKEEQGNYKRLAGEKEALTERIEQLTDRIEQLSKRVEQLTDRLAQQEEQYHTESTAKVQLAEQLKAKETAYEQLAAEKVRIEKQLQEQQQKTAVTAQEKEQLVEQLVSNEAKYTRLLKEKEHMLLNIQELNQDIQQALQQLKEDVDEHRRALDEKEQALREQQRDIQLLEAERERLLAEKQRVAEQLQTAEQKYERAQSEKVEMLTKLEKKEKVYRLSLEKQEKNKQNFAPEKMEPDEITDKLERYEQQFQQTVTENKKLIERIEQIEQALQHTRDLENKLREQLEKEEQQSQQAKDRELDELKQEIEGYQQQIQGLKQEYSESLAEKERDYAELLKETERIRKDLKKSKR; encoded by the coding sequence GTGGCGACCGTCGCGCAAGAAAAAGAGCGACTCGCTTCGCTACTTGCCAGTAACGAAGCGGAGTATAGAGAGCGACTAACAGAAAAAGAGCAGACTGTCGCACAGCTACAACGCGAGAAGGAACAGATCATTGGAGAGCAGCAACGCGACCGCGAGCAGCTTACAGAAGAAAAAGCGGCGTGGCAAGCGGAAAACGAGCGCATCGGTGAACAACTGCAAGCTGCTAAAGAGATTTACGAACGAACACTCGAGCAAGCGCAAACGGAACTCAAAGCAGTTAGCGAGCAGATGGAGGAAGCGCGAGTTAAACATGATCAATTAGCGGTGGAAAAAGACCAGCTGATAGAACAGCTTAAACAGTTAACCGATCAGCTTACCCAGAAAGAAGAGCAGTTCCGTGCAGAGCACACAGCCAAAGAACAACTCGCCGAACAACTCGTAGAAAAAGAGACAGAATACGCGCAATTGCTCGCGGAAAAAGAGCAAGCTCTTGCACAGCGGCAACTTTACATCGAGCAACTCACAGAAGAACAGGTGGCTTGGCAAGAGGAAAAACAGCGTATAGACGAACAGTTGCAAATTTGTGAACATAAGTTTGAATTTACGTTAGAACAGGCGCAAGCAGAGAACCAAGAGGTGTACGCTCAGCTAAAGGAAGAGCAGGGCAACTACAAGCGCCTTGCGGGAGAAAAAGAGGCGCTGACGGAAAGGATTGAACAGCTCACGGATCGCATTGAACAATTGAGCAAACGAGTAGAACAGTTGACCGATCGGCTCGCCCAGCAAGAAGAACAGTATCATACAGAAAGCACAGCCAAAGTGCAACTCGCCGAGCAACTAAAAGCTAAAGAAACAGCATATGAGCAACTGGCTGCAGAAAAGGTACGCATCGAAAAACAATTACAAGAGCAGCAGCAAAAAACGGCTGTCACCGCACAAGAAAAAGAGCAGCTCGTCGAACAACTCGTGAGTAACGAAGCGAAGTACACACGCCTGTTAAAAGAAAAGGAGCACATGCTGCTAAACATACAAGAGCTGAACCAAGACATCCAACAGGCGTTACAGCAACTGAAAGAGGACGTCGACGAACATCGCCGGGCGTTAGACGAGAAGGAGCAGGCCCTCAGAGAGCAGCAACGCGATATCCAGTTGCTTGAAGCAGAAAGGGAGAGACTGCTCGCTGAAAAACAGCGTGTCGCCGAACAGTTGCAAACCGCCGAACAAAAATACGAGCGCGCGCAGTCGGAAAAGGTAGAGATGCTCACCAAGTTAGAGAAAAAGGAAAAAGTTTATAGACTTTCCTTGGAAAAACAAGAGAAAAACAAACAAAACTTCGCACCAGAAAAGATGGAACCGGATGAGATCACCGATAAACTAGAAAGATACGAACAACAGTTCCAACAAACCGTCACAGAGAATAAAAAACTCATCGAGAGAATCGAACAAATAGAACAAGCGCTGCAGCACACGCGTGACTTGGAGAACAAACTTCGGGAACAGTTGGAGAAAGAAGAACAGCAGTCGCAACAAGCTAAAGATCGCGAGCTCGACGAACTTAAACAGGAGATCGAGGGCTACCAGCAACAAATACAAGGCCTGAAACAAGAATACAGCGAATCCCTCGCGGAAAAGGAAAGGGACTATGCGGAACTACTCAAGGAGACAGAGCGCATTCGCAAAGACTTGAAAAAGAGTAAACGCTAA